Below is a window of Cyanobacteria bacterium FACHB-DQ100 DNA.
TGCAATTACTAGAACAGCGCCCGACGCTGGCGATCAATCTATTGAAAAGTTTTGCGCGTCATCTGCGGATGTTTTCGCATCTTGTCGATAATTTGGCATTGCGAGAAGTTCCAGCACGACTTGCCAGTTATTTGCTTGATTTGAGTGAGCAAGCGAACAAGGCTGATCTTGTCGATCTTGATCTCCCCAAAGGACAATTGGCGGCGAGACTCGGCACCATTCCTGAAACGCTTTCCCGAATGTTTGCCAAACTCGGTCGAGAAGGCTTGATTGAAATTGAGGGCAGCAAGGTTAAGCTGCTCGATCGTGTCCGATTGAATCAACTCGCGGGTCGGTAAATATGTAAAAAGGTGGAAGCCATTCAACTTCCACCTTTTTCGATTCATTTTCGATTCAATTGAGGAACACTCTAAGCTTCTTCAGAGTCTAATTGAGCAAACACAATTGCGCAGCCAACGAACGCCATTACTAAAGGCATCGGAGAGGCGACCGCAAATCCCAATGCAGCAGCGATTCCAGTTCCCGCGATCGCGCCTAAACTCCAGACGCGCTCATCGTTGCTCAGACCTTTCTCGGCTTTGATCGTATGTAAAACCGTTGTTGGAATTGGCACAGGCATCACAGAGTTTGGAGGAAACGCCCAATAACTCGATTGTTCTCTAAACCAATCTGTCCAGCCGTTCGTCTGACACCAATCCGCAATCCATTGTTCGCAATAGTGATTCATACTGAGTCCGAAATCAAGTGGGTTCAAAAATTGAGGGCTAAAAAGGAGCTGTCGGTGCTCGACAGCTTGAATTTTGCACGCGGTTCTAGAATTTATGAGAAAGCCGCAATTCGTTTAACAGCGAGTTTTGCTCTCGCAACGGACTTTTCGTGAAAAGGGTCAGAAGAATTCCAATTGCTGTACGGGTTGACAGCCCATCCGCTTATCTATCGTGAGAATAGCAAAGTCTCTCTTGTCTTTCTAGTTTAAGAAA
It encodes the following:
- a CDS encoding Crp/Fnr family transcriptional regulator produces the protein MNSSLLEFLSQTMIFQGLPAEQLAELAGCSIAQSYKKGEILFHQGDEGSGFFIVQSGRVKVFKLSAEGKEQILHIFGKGDHFAEVPALDGECFPASAATLEKTDVLFFPRQAFLQLLEQRPTLAINLLKSFARHLRMFSHLVDNLALREVPARLASYLLDLSEQANKADLVDLDLPKGQLAARLGTIPETLSRMFAKLGREGLIEIEGSKVKLLDRVRLNQLAGR